The proteins below come from a single Triticum aestivum cultivar Chinese Spring chromosome 5D, IWGSC CS RefSeq v2.1, whole genome shotgun sequence genomic window:
- the LOC123121929 gene encoding transcription factor TGA2 isoform X3: MMMSEGQGQQEIISQQHQQQQQQQPLEMDITFGMSSHQHHHAPPSSSSSSSMHAAAASFIKEASGVYDHLGELDQALFMYLDHGHASTQQEQRQTLNIFPSQPMHVEPSPKGDLGLVLSPAPVGSKMPSPDHHHHHHQQQAAAAAMEELAAGSRRQQQEHHLHLQHQQQQPAFATAESAGVSNNKDVKPLTKKEHKRGLSTGERDPKTLRRLAQNREAARKSRLRKKAYIQQLESSRIRLAQIEQELHSARAQGVLYPGSSLLAEQGIAGKGLGGIDGLSSAEAAMFDVEYARWQEEHNRLMYELRAALQQHLPEGELQMYVESCLAHHDEVLAIKDAVIKGDVFHLISGVWRSPAERCFLWLGGFRPSEVIKMVLSHVDPLTEQQIVAVYGLQQSAVQTEEALSQGLDTLYQALSDTVVSDALTCCSTPNVSNYMGQMGLAVHKLTTLEGFVRQAEKLRQQMLHRLHQVLTARQMARSLLAVSDYFHRLRVLSSFWVNRNRMAPQDQQLEAGPHT, from the exons ATGATGATGAGCGAAGGCCAGGGACAGCAGGAGATCATCAGCCAGCAGcatcagcaacagcaacagcaacagccgCTGGAGATGGACATCACCTTCGGGATGAGCAGCCATCAACATCACCATGCCCctccttcctcgtcctcctcctcctccatgcacgccgccgccgcgagcttcat CAAGGAGGCATCAGGCGTGTATGACCATCTGGGGGAGCTGGACCAGGCACTGTTCATGTACCTCGACCACGGCCACGCCTCCACGCAGCAAGAGCAGCGCC AGACCCTCAACATCTTCCCCTCCCAGCCGATGCATGTGGAGCCATCACCAAAG GGGGATCTTGGTCTAGTCCTGTCGCCAGCGCCCGTGGGGTCGAAGATGCCGTCGCCggaccaccatcaccaccaccaccagcagcaggcAGCCGCCGCGGCCATGGAGGAGTTGGCGGCGGGGAGCAGGAGGCAGCAGCAGGAGCACCACCTCCACCTGCAGCACCAGCAGCAACAACCCGCCTTCGCCACCGCCGAGTCCGCAGGGGTCAGCAACAACAAGGATGTCAAGCCGCTGACAAAG AAGGAGCACAAGAGGGGCTTATCCACCGGCGAACGCGACCCAAAA ACGCTAAGGAGGCTAGCCCAGAACAGGGAGGCGGCGAGGAAGAGCAGGTTGAGGAAGAAG GCTTACATCCAGCAGCTCGAGTCCAGCAGGATCAGGCTGGCTCAGATCGAGCAAGAACTCCACAGCGCAAGAGCTCAG GGAGTGCTCTACCCCGGCAGCAGCCTCCTCGCCGAGCAAGGCATCGCCGGAAAAGGTCTCGGCGGCATCGATGGCCTCAGCTCAG CAGAGGCGGCGATGTTCGACGTGGAGTACGCGCGGTGGCAGGAGGAGCACAACCGGCTCATGTACGAGCTGCGGGCGGCGCTGCAGCAgcacctgccggagggggagcTGCAGATGTACGTGGAGAGCTGCCTGGCGCACCACGACGAGGTGCTGGCCATCAAGGACGCCGTCATCAAGGGCGACGTCTTCCACCTCATCTCCGGCGTCTGGAGGAGCCCCGCCGAGCGCTGCTTCCTCTGGCTCGGCGGCTTCCGCCCCTCCGAGGTCATCAAG atggTGCTTTCGCACGTGGACCCGCTGACGGAGCAGCAGATCGTGGCGGTGTACGGGCTGCAGCAATCGGCGGTGCAGACGGAGGAGGCGCTGAGCCAGGGCCTGGACACCCTCTACCAGGCGCTCTCCGACACCGTCGTCTCCGACGCGCTCACCTGCTGCTCCACCCCCAACGTCTCCAACTACATGGGCCAGATGGGCCTCGCCGTCCACAAGCTCACCACCCTCGAAGGCTTCGTCAGACAG GCGGAGAAGCTGAGGCAGCAGATGCTCCACCGGCTGCACCAGGTGCTGACGGCGCGGCAGATGGCGCGGTCGCTGCTCGCCGTCTCCGACTACTTCCACCGCCTCCGCGTGCTCAGCTCCTTCTGGGTCAACCGCAACAGGATGGCGCCCCAGGACCAGCAGCTGGAGGCCGGCCCTCACACCTAG
- the LOC123121929 gene encoding transcription factor TGA2 isoform X2, translated as MMMSEGQGQQEIISQQHQQQQQQQPLEMDITFGMSSHQHHHAPPSSSSSSSMHAAAASFMSSKEASGVYDHLGELDQALFMYLDHGHASTQQEQRQTLNIFPSQPMHVEPSPKGDLGLVLSPAPVGSKMPSPDHHHHHHQQQAAAAAMEELAAGSRRQQQEHHLHLQHQQQQPAFATAESAGVSNNKDVKPLTKKEHKRGLSTGERDPKTLRRLAQNREAARKSRLRKKAYIQQLESSRIRLAQIEQELHSARAQGVLYPGSSLLAEQGIAGKGLGGIDGLSSEAAMFDVEYARWQEEHNRLMYELRAALQQHLPEGELQMYVESCLAHHDEVLAIKDAVIKGDVFHLISGVWRSPAERCFLWLGGFRPSEVIKMVLSHVDPLTEQQIVAVYGLQQSAVQTEEALSQGLDTLYQALSDTVVSDALTCCSTPNVSNYMGQMGLAVHKLTTLEGFVRQAEKLRQQMLHRLHQVLTARQMARSLLAVSDYFHRLRVLSSFWVNRNRMAPQDQQLEAGPHT; from the exons ATGATGATGAGCGAAGGCCAGGGACAGCAGGAGATCATCAGCCAGCAGcatcagcaacagcaacagcaacagccgCTGGAGATGGACATCACCTTCGGGATGAGCAGCCATCAACATCACCATGCCCctccttcctcgtcctcctcctcctccatgcacgccgccgccgcgagcttcat GAGCAGCAAGGAGGCATCAGGCGTGTATGACCATCTGGGGGAGCTGGACCAGGCACTGTTCATGTACCTCGACCACGGCCACGCCTCCACGCAGCAAGAGCAGCGCC AGACCCTCAACATCTTCCCCTCCCAGCCGATGCATGTGGAGCCATCACCAAAG GGGGATCTTGGTCTAGTCCTGTCGCCAGCGCCCGTGGGGTCGAAGATGCCGTCGCCggaccaccatcaccaccaccaccagcagcaggcAGCCGCCGCGGCCATGGAGGAGTTGGCGGCGGGGAGCAGGAGGCAGCAGCAGGAGCACCACCTCCACCTGCAGCACCAGCAGCAACAACCCGCCTTCGCCACCGCCGAGTCCGCAGGGGTCAGCAACAACAAGGATGTCAAGCCGCTGACAAAG AAGGAGCACAAGAGGGGCTTATCCACCGGCGAACGCGACCCAAAA ACGCTAAGGAGGCTAGCCCAGAACAGGGAGGCGGCGAGGAAGAGCAGGTTGAGGAAGAAG GCTTACATCCAGCAGCTCGAGTCCAGCAGGATCAGGCTGGCTCAGATCGAGCAAGAACTCCACAGCGCAAGAGCTCAG GGAGTGCTCTACCCCGGCAGCAGCCTCCTCGCCGAGCAAGGCATCGCCGGAAAAGGTCTCGGCGGCATCGATGGCCTCAGCTCAG AGGCGGCGATGTTCGACGTGGAGTACGCGCGGTGGCAGGAGGAGCACAACCGGCTCATGTACGAGCTGCGGGCGGCGCTGCAGCAgcacctgccggagggggagcTGCAGATGTACGTGGAGAGCTGCCTGGCGCACCACGACGAGGTGCTGGCCATCAAGGACGCCGTCATCAAGGGCGACGTCTTCCACCTCATCTCCGGCGTCTGGAGGAGCCCCGCCGAGCGCTGCTTCCTCTGGCTCGGCGGCTTCCGCCCCTCCGAGGTCATCAAG atggTGCTTTCGCACGTGGACCCGCTGACGGAGCAGCAGATCGTGGCGGTGTACGGGCTGCAGCAATCGGCGGTGCAGACGGAGGAGGCGCTGAGCCAGGGCCTGGACACCCTCTACCAGGCGCTCTCCGACACCGTCGTCTCCGACGCGCTCACCTGCTGCTCCACCCCCAACGTCTCCAACTACATGGGCCAGATGGGCCTCGCCGTCCACAAGCTCACCACCCTCGAAGGCTTCGTCAGACAG GCGGAGAAGCTGAGGCAGCAGATGCTCCACCGGCTGCACCAGGTGCTGACGGCGCGGCAGATGGCGCGGTCGCTGCTCGCCGTCTCCGACTACTTCCACCGCCTCCGCGTGCTCAGCTCCTTCTGGGTCAACCGCAACAGGATGGCGCCCCAGGACCAGCAGCTGGAGGCCGGCCCTCACACCTAG
- the LOC123121929 gene encoding transcription factor TGA2 isoform X1 yields MMMSEGQGQQEIISQQHQQQQQQQPLEMDITFGMSSHQHHHAPPSSSSSSSMHAAAASFMSSKEASGVYDHLGELDQALFMYLDHGHASTQQEQRQTLNIFPSQPMHVEPSPKGDLGLVLSPAPVGSKMPSPDHHHHHHQQQAAAAAMEELAAGSRRQQQEHHLHLQHQQQQPAFATAESAGVSNNKDVKPLTKKEHKRGLSTGERDPKTLRRLAQNREAARKSRLRKKAYIQQLESSRIRLAQIEQELHSARAQGVLYPGSSLLAEQGIAGKGLGGIDGLSSAEAAMFDVEYARWQEEHNRLMYELRAALQQHLPEGELQMYVESCLAHHDEVLAIKDAVIKGDVFHLISGVWRSPAERCFLWLGGFRPSEVIKMVLSHVDPLTEQQIVAVYGLQQSAVQTEEALSQGLDTLYQALSDTVVSDALTCCSTPNVSNYMGQMGLAVHKLTTLEGFVRQAEKLRQQMLHRLHQVLTARQMARSLLAVSDYFHRLRVLSSFWVNRNRMAPQDQQLEAGPHT; encoded by the exons ATGATGATGAGCGAAGGCCAGGGACAGCAGGAGATCATCAGCCAGCAGcatcagcaacagcaacagcaacagccgCTGGAGATGGACATCACCTTCGGGATGAGCAGCCATCAACATCACCATGCCCctccttcctcgtcctcctcctcctccatgcacgccgccgccgcgagcttcat GAGCAGCAAGGAGGCATCAGGCGTGTATGACCATCTGGGGGAGCTGGACCAGGCACTGTTCATGTACCTCGACCACGGCCACGCCTCCACGCAGCAAGAGCAGCGCC AGACCCTCAACATCTTCCCCTCCCAGCCGATGCATGTGGAGCCATCACCAAAG GGGGATCTTGGTCTAGTCCTGTCGCCAGCGCCCGTGGGGTCGAAGATGCCGTCGCCggaccaccatcaccaccaccaccagcagcaggcAGCCGCCGCGGCCATGGAGGAGTTGGCGGCGGGGAGCAGGAGGCAGCAGCAGGAGCACCACCTCCACCTGCAGCACCAGCAGCAACAACCCGCCTTCGCCACCGCCGAGTCCGCAGGGGTCAGCAACAACAAGGATGTCAAGCCGCTGACAAAG AAGGAGCACAAGAGGGGCTTATCCACCGGCGAACGCGACCCAAAA ACGCTAAGGAGGCTAGCCCAGAACAGGGAGGCGGCGAGGAAGAGCAGGTTGAGGAAGAAG GCTTACATCCAGCAGCTCGAGTCCAGCAGGATCAGGCTGGCTCAGATCGAGCAAGAACTCCACAGCGCAAGAGCTCAG GGAGTGCTCTACCCCGGCAGCAGCCTCCTCGCCGAGCAAGGCATCGCCGGAAAAGGTCTCGGCGGCATCGATGGCCTCAGCTCAG CAGAGGCGGCGATGTTCGACGTGGAGTACGCGCGGTGGCAGGAGGAGCACAACCGGCTCATGTACGAGCTGCGGGCGGCGCTGCAGCAgcacctgccggagggggagcTGCAGATGTACGTGGAGAGCTGCCTGGCGCACCACGACGAGGTGCTGGCCATCAAGGACGCCGTCATCAAGGGCGACGTCTTCCACCTCATCTCCGGCGTCTGGAGGAGCCCCGCCGAGCGCTGCTTCCTCTGGCTCGGCGGCTTCCGCCCCTCCGAGGTCATCAAG atggTGCTTTCGCACGTGGACCCGCTGACGGAGCAGCAGATCGTGGCGGTGTACGGGCTGCAGCAATCGGCGGTGCAGACGGAGGAGGCGCTGAGCCAGGGCCTGGACACCCTCTACCAGGCGCTCTCCGACACCGTCGTCTCCGACGCGCTCACCTGCTGCTCCACCCCCAACGTCTCCAACTACATGGGCCAGATGGGCCTCGCCGTCCACAAGCTCACCACCCTCGAAGGCTTCGTCAGACAG GCGGAGAAGCTGAGGCAGCAGATGCTCCACCGGCTGCACCAGGTGCTGACGGCGCGGCAGATGGCGCGGTCGCTGCTCGCCGTCTCCGACTACTTCCACCGCCTCCGCGTGCTCAGCTCCTTCTGGGTCAACCGCAACAGGATGGCGCCCCAGGACCAGCAGCTGGAGGCCGGCCCTCACACCTAG